One Chryseobacterium indoltheticum DNA segment encodes these proteins:
- a CDS encoding carboxypeptidase-like regulatory domain-containing protein has translation MKKTVLLFLMICPFYVLFSQTIKGTVVNDIDKPIENVNIYLDGTKTGTTSAADGSFNLTSKNNNSLVFQKDNYETVIVNTSDVLNKKLKVVLIKAKEIEEVVIIPFTETAYKNYIKYFLDSFIGSDQSNVKIKNQRSLKFSYDKTNKILRVKAPQTLIIENKNLGYQIDYNLQDFVGDFENKTTRYTGTSFFKETKNTDKVKLNRMNAYDGSQVHFFRSVFANKVADEGFIVNQITKFPNSKYPTEEELQRLKDFTEMLKSKGTLNIPEDILDIGNRKRNEQPYKIGITKTQIPETDYTKKTDNKLFLDYDYMMQINFKRYFYELQKGQFVKATIPIVETSFLHPESDTFEIYTNGNTSNPGMLTNQGEFTKNKIEFLLPLDYQLGD, from the coding sequence ATGAAAAAAACAGTATTACTTTTCTTAATGATTTGTCCTTTTTATGTGCTTTTTTCACAAACCATAAAAGGTACAGTCGTGAATGATATCGATAAACCGATTGAGAATGTCAACATCTATCTCGACGGAACGAAAACGGGAACGACTTCGGCAGCAGACGGAAGTTTTAATCTGACCTCAAAAAACAATAACAGTCTCGTTTTTCAGAAAGATAATTACGAAACTGTCATCGTAAACACTTCGGATGTTTTAAATAAAAAGCTGAAAGTGGTTTTGATAAAAGCGAAAGAAATCGAAGAAGTTGTGATCATCCCATTTACAGAAACTGCCTATAAAAATTACATCAAATACTTTCTGGATTCTTTTATTGGTTCGGATCAATCTAATGTAAAAATCAAAAATCAACGTTCTCTGAAGTTTTCTTATGATAAAACGAATAAAATTTTAAGAGTAAAAGCTCCACAAACTTTAATTATAGAAAATAAAAACTTAGGTTATCAAATTGACTATAATCTTCAGGATTTTGTTGGTGATTTTGAAAACAAAACGACCCGTTATACAGGAACAAGCTTTTTTAAAGAAACTAAAAATACAGATAAAGTAAAACTCAACAGAATGAATGCCTATGACGGCAGTCAGGTTCATTTTTTCAGAAGTGTTTTTGCAAATAAAGTTGCTGATGAAGGCTTTATTGTGAACCAGATTACCAAGTTTCCGAACTCAAAATATCCTACTGAAGAAGAATTGCAACGGCTCAAAGATTTTACAGAAATGCTTAAATCAAAAGGTACATTAAATATTCCGGAAGACATTTTAGATATTGGTAATCGTAAAAGAAACGAGCAACCTTATAAAATTGGTATTACAAAAACACAGATTCCAGAGACTGATTACACAAAAAAAACAGACAATAAATTATTTTTGGATTATGATTATATGATGCAGATTAATTTCAAAAGGTATTTTTATGAGTTGCAAAAAGGACAGTTTGTAAAAGCTACAATCCCAATCGTAGAAACTTCTTTTCTTCATCCCGAAAGCGACACTTTTGAAATTTACACTAACGGAAATACTTCAAACCCCGGCATGCTGACAAATCAGGGAGAGTTTACCAAAAATAAAATCGAGTTTCTTTTGCCTTTGGATTATCAGTTGGGAGATTGA
- a CDS encoding YceI family protein: MATKWNLDPAHSEITFKVKHMMISNIKGNFTNFTAEIEAEDDTFANAKTTATINVDSISTHNTDRDNHLKSAEFFNAEANPTITFESDALNNSVTGNLTVNGVTKPITLDVDFGGINVDPWGNTKAGFSFEGKINRKDFGLNWNAALEAGGVMVSDEVKIAGELQFVKQA, from the coding sequence ATGGCTACAAAATGGAATTTAGACCCAGCGCACAGTGAAATTACTTTTAAAGTAAAACACATGATGATCTCTAACATCAAAGGTAATTTTACCAACTTCACTGCAGAAATCGAAGCTGAAGACGATACTTTTGCGAATGCAAAAACTACCGCTACAATTAATGTAGATTCTATCTCTACTCACAATACAGACAGAGATAATCACCTGAAATCTGCAGAATTTTTTAATGCAGAAGCTAATCCTACAATCACTTTTGAGTCTGATGCTCTTAATAATTCTGTGACCGGAAATCTTACGGTAAACGGAGTTACGAAGCCAATTACTTTGGATGTAGACTTCGGAGGAATCAACGTAGATCCTTGGGGAAATACAAAGGCAGGTTTTTCTTTTGAAGGAAAAATCAATAGAAAAGATTTCGGACTTAACTGGAATGCAGCTCTTGAAGCAGGAGGTGTAATGGTAAGCGATGAAGTGAAAATTGCAGGTGAATTGCAGTTTGTAAAACAAGCGTAA
- the ygiD gene encoding 4,5-DOPA-extradiol-dioxygenase — translation MNLNDLQNISSQFKNSQKMPVLFLGHGSPMNAIEENQFVQGFRNVAKEIPKPNAILCISAHWFTRGTKVTAMDMPKTIHDFGGFPQALFDVQYPAPGNPELAHEVAEILNPIVEEDHNWGLDHGAWSVIKHMYPNADIPVIQLSIDYTKPPQYHFDLAKKLEKLREKGILIIGSGNIVHNLRLIDWRNIDTVGAGWDWAIEAREKTNNWLLDGNFQNLIDYQKQGTFLQYAIPTPDHYLPLIYSLGLKNKSEDLVLFNDDLIGGSLSMTSVKIG, via the coding sequence ATGAATCTCAATGATTTACAGAATATAAGCAGCCAGTTTAAAAACTCGCAGAAAATGCCGGTTCTTTTTCTTGGTCACGGTTCTCCGATGAATGCCATTGAAGAAAATCAGTTTGTACAGGGTTTTAGAAATGTTGCGAAGGAAATTCCAAAACCAAATGCTATTTTGTGTATTTCTGCACACTGGTTCACCCGCGGAACAAAAGTTACGGCGATGGATATGCCCAAAACGATTCACGATTTTGGTGGTTTCCCGCAAGCTTTGTTTGATGTACAATATCCTGCTCCCGGAAATCCTGAATTGGCACACGAAGTTGCTGAAATTTTAAATCCAATCGTTGAAGAAGATCACAATTGGGGGCTTGATCATGGAGCTTGGTCGGTAATTAAACACATGTATCCCAATGCTGATATTCCCGTGATTCAGTTGAGTATTGATTATACAAAACCACCGCAATATCATTTTGATCTGGCTAAAAAATTAGAAAAACTGAGAGAAAAAGGTATCTTAATTATCGGCAGCGGAAATATTGTGCATAATCTAAGATTAATTGATTGGCGAAACATTGATACCGTTGGAGCGGGTTGGGACTGGGCAATTGAAGCTCGTGAAAAAACCAACAACTGGCTTCTTGACGGAAATTTTCAGAACCTTATTGATTATCAAAAACAGGGAACTTTTCTGCAATACGCCATTCCTACACCCGATCATTATTTGCCATTGATCTATTCTTTAGGTTTAAAAAATAAATCGGAAGATCTGGTTTTATTTAATGATGATTTAATTGGCGGTTCACTGAGTATGACGAGTGTAAAAATCGGTTAA
- a CDS encoding AAA family ATPase — MTQNIEKLNKVLAFVKDTFVGKNDVVDLLGICLLARENAFLYGPPGTAKSAIVRTLANTVADGKNFEYLLTRFTEPNEIFGPFDIRKLKEGELLTNTEGMMPEASIVFLDEIFNANSAILNSLLMALNEKIFKRGKETKKLPALMFVGASNVLPEDEALNALFDRFLIRINVDNVNPDLLQQVLLAGRKLENILETETPEIFSDEIRELQNLCKSIDLKPIYEVYLNTIINLRNTGIAISDRRAVKLQNLIAASALICGRNEAILSDLWVLKHIWDTEEQIEILEGIINRTIEKDDHPKSHPQALQNKIPNPEEVMKDVKILIEKWNSGTLSFEEQNVIKDKLRYLQTRCDWIRNPEQKQYIQQEIESLWQKILQTV; from the coding sequence ATGACTCAAAATATAGAAAAATTAAACAAAGTTCTCGCCTTTGTTAAAGACACTTTTGTCGGGAAAAATGACGTTGTAGATTTGCTCGGAATCTGTTTGCTGGCAAGAGAAAATGCATTTTTATACGGACCTCCGGGAACCGCAAAATCTGCCATTGTAAGAACGTTGGCAAATACGGTGGCAGACGGCAAAAACTTTGAATATCTTTTAACCCGTTTCACAGAACCGAACGAAATTTTCGGTCCTTTTGATATTAGAAAATTAAAAGAAGGAGAATTGTTAACCAACACAGAAGGAATGATGCCTGAAGCATCAATAGTTTTTTTAGATGAAATTTTCAATGCCAATTCGGCGATCTTGAACTCCCTTTTGATGGCTTTAAACGAAAAGATTTTCAAAAGAGGAAAAGAAACAAAAAAACTTCCTGCATTGATGTTTGTCGGTGCAAGTAACGTTCTTCCTGAAGACGAAGCTTTGAATGCTTTATTCGACCGTTTTCTGATCAGAATAAATGTTGATAATGTGAATCCTGATCTTCTTCAACAAGTACTTTTAGCTGGTAGAAAACTCGAAAATATTCTGGAAACCGAAACTCCCGAAATCTTTTCAGATGAAATCCGAGAGCTTCAGAATCTGTGTAAAAGTATTGATCTGAAACCGATTTATGAAGTCTATTTAAATACGATTATCAACCTTAGAAACACCGGAATTGCGATTTCCGACCGTAGAGCGGTGAAGTTGCAAAATCTGATTGCAGCAAGTGCTTTAATTTGTGGTAGAAACGAAGCTATTCTTTCAGATTTATGGGTGTTGAAGCATATTTGGGATACCGAAGAGCAGATTGAAATTTTAGAAGGAATTATCAACAGAACGATTGAAAAAGACGACCATCCGAAATCTCATCCGCAAGCTTTGCAAAATAAAATTCCCAATCCTGAAGAAGTGATGAAAGATGTGAAAATTCTGATCGAAAAATGGAATAGCGGGACATTAAGTTTTGAAGAGCAAAACGTGATAAAAGATAAATTAAGATATCTTCAAACCCGATGCGATTGGATACGAAATCCTGAACAAAAACAATACATTCAACAAGAAATTGAAAGTTTATGGCAGAAGATTCTTCAAACGGTATAA
- a CDS encoding DUF4919 domain-containing protein, whose translation MSQETVFDFIKDPTKENFLKSRELIVTNPDYNPYSDDLSIMEKLYENKEYEKLNYYVTINVLLSPRAHFLKYFSLKESGNTKAAESVMFICHNILKCIEKTGDGTIQNPYIVIRVSDEIDFLQLHLRKKHTQQRLIQNEDKYLHVLTLEDGSELYFDITDSYKKASFS comes from the coding sequence ATGAGTCAAGAAACAGTATTTGATTTTATAAAAGATCCCACAAAAGAAAATTTTCTAAAATCTAGAGAATTAATTGTTACTAATCCAGATTACAATCCTTATTCTGATGATTTAAGCATCATGGAAAAGTTGTATGAAAATAAAGAGTATGAAAAACTGAATTATTATGTTACTATTAATGTGTTACTAAGTCCCAGAGCGCATTTTCTAAAATATTTTTCTTTAAAGGAATCCGGAAATACAAAAGCAGCAGAAAGTGTAATGTTTATTTGTCATAATATTCTGAAATGTATTGAGAAAACAGGAGACGGAACGATACAGAACCCATATATTGTAATTAGAGTTTCTGATGAAATTGATTTTTTACAGCTTCATTTGCGAAAAAAACATACCCAACAAAGACTTATTCAAAACGAAGATAAATACCTACATGTTTTAACATTAGAAGATGGGTCTGAGTTGTATTTTGATATTACAGATTCTTACAAGAAAGCTTCTTTTTCGTGA
- the pfkA gene encoding 6-phosphofructokinase, with protein sequence MKESAVKKIAVLTSGGDSPGMNAALRAVVRTANYYNIECYGVREGYNGLIHDDFLKMGPRSVKNIINQGGTILKSARSVEFRTKEGRQKAYDNCMKYGIDALVCIGGDGTFTGAKIFNEEFGIRVIGVPGTIDNDIFGTDNTIGYDTALNTAMDAIDKIRDTATSHNRVFFVEVMGRDAGFIALNSGLATGALDILIPEKKDSMDELFATFRNAEKTGKASSIVVVAEGEKLANIYELAEQTQKEFPDYDIRVAILGHIQRGGSPSCADRVLASRLGYGAVVGLMEGQTNVMAGMRSNDIVYTEIEEAIKKHNEINRDLLLISEILAI encoded by the coding sequence ATGAAAGAAAGTGCTGTAAAAAAAATTGCAGTTCTTACTTCAGGAGGAGATTCTCCGGGTATGAACGCAGCATTAAGAGCGGTTGTAAGAACCGCAAATTACTATAATATCGAATGTTACGGTGTACGAGAAGGCTACAATGGTCTTATCCACGATGACTTCCTGAAAATGGGGCCTCGTTCCGTAAAAAATATAATCAATCAGGGTGGTACGATTCTTAAATCTGCCCGTTCCGTGGAATTCAGAACCAAAGAAGGTCGTCAGAAGGCTTATGACAATTGCATGAAATATGGAATTGATGCTTTGGTGTGTATTGGCGGTGACGGTACTTTTACCGGAGCTAAAATCTTTAATGAAGAATTTGGCATCAGAGTAATAGGTGTTCCCGGAACGATTGACAATGATATTTTCGGAACCGATAATACCATTGGATACGATACTGCTTTGAACACAGCAATGGATGCGATTGACAAAATCCGTGATACGGCGACTTCTCACAACAGAGTTTTCTTTGTTGAGGTGATGGGTCGTGATGCAGGTTTCATTGCCTTAAACAGTGGTTTGGCAACCGGAGCTTTAGACATTCTTATTCCTGAGAAAAAAGACAGTATGGATGAGTTGTTTGCAACCTTCAGAAATGCTGAAAAAACAGGAAAAGCTTCAAGTATTGTTGTTGTTGCTGAAGGTGAAAAACTTGCAAATATCTACGAACTGGCTGAGCAGACTCAAAAAGAATTCCCTGATTATGATATCCGTGTAGCAATTTTAGGTCACATCCAAAGAGGTGGTTCACCAAGCTGCGCCGATAGAGTTTTGGCGAGCAGACTGGGTTACGGAGCCGTGGTAGGATTAATGGAAGGGCAAACCAATGTAATGGCAGGAATGCGTTCTAACGATATTGTTTATACAGAGATCGAAGAGGCAATCAAAAAACACAACGAAATCAATAGAGATCTTTTATTAATTTCTGAAATTTTAGCAATCTAA
- a CDS encoding S8 family peptidase translates to MKKCVFYVLAVFALGSCSTEDMQTNAIEAEIVQTDPLSARQINEQINETTKMKGKFSWNEASSHFLWSGIVQGNKIASIGFGNSKDDFDRSKSSNSEALQQEILDVIQQYEGKSKRVLLASDEFLNQIDVYIEKQETVIALRKLKSIRYFEPADYRYFENENKINGVAAKSSGSSSGCGLESTALNASDYTTVTPNAQAPWSFAKHNITSAWNYSTGAGVTIGLIDSGVSFNQSLLSGSFNNGSSSGRTISKNGVYVDSVWPWSSGYDGADDKCGHGTSMASAMAAPRNNQGQPVGVAYNANLISYRAASNVVLDGYHEQEGVKIAFTNLGNTASVKIISMSMGHIFSVGKIEDGVKYAYSKGKLIFCAGGTSTSFTTFVGVIFPAWMPETQAITGVKENTSNQKCDVCHSGSEIDFTYQMERASGNNIPVLSYYNAQTDYVGGSSVATASTAGIAALVWSKNPSWTRDQVLNKMRQSATYYPTKNADYGYGNINVLQAVQ, encoded by the coding sequence ATGAAAAAATGTGTATTTTACGTATTGGCAGTTTTTGCGCTGGGCTCTTGTTCCACAGAAGACATGCAGACCAATGCTATTGAAGCAGAAATTGTACAGACAGATCCTTTGAGTGCAAGACAAATCAACGAACAAATCAATGAAACCACCAAAATGAAAGGAAAATTTTCGTGGAACGAGGCTTCCTCACACTTTTTGTGGAGCGGGATTGTTCAGGGAAATAAAATTGCTTCAATCGGTTTTGGAAATTCAAAAGATGATTTCGACAGGAGCAAATCTTCTAATTCTGAGGCTTTACAACAGGAAATTTTAGATGTTATTCAGCAATATGAAGGAAAAAGCAAGAGAGTTTTATTGGCTTCTGATGAATTTCTAAATCAAATAGATGTTTATATCGAAAAGCAGGAAACGGTGATTGCGTTACGAAAATTGAAATCAATACGCTATTTCGAGCCTGCAGATTATCGTTATTTTGAAAATGAAAATAAAATCAATGGTGTTGCAGCAAAATCAAGTGGAAGTTCTTCGGGCTGTGGATTAGAATCAACTGCTCTGAATGCTTCAGATTATACTACCGTAACTCCAAATGCACAAGCACCTTGGTCATTTGCAAAACATAATATTACCAGCGCATGGAATTACAGCACAGGAGCCGGAGTAACCATCGGATTAATCGATTCAGGAGTTTCTTTCAATCAAAGTTTGTTGAGTGGCAGTTTTAATAATGGCTCATCTTCGGGAAGAACGATCAGTAAAAACGGAGTGTATGTAGATTCTGTTTGGCCATGGAGTTCCGGTTATGACGGAGCGGATGATAAATGCGGCCACGGAACGAGCATGGCTTCTGCAATGGCGGCTCCGAGAAATAATCAGGGACAACCGGTTGGTGTTGCATATAATGCAAACTTGATTTCTTATCGTGCAGCTTCTAATGTTGTTTTGGATGGGTATCACGAACAAGAAGGAGTGAAAATCGCCTTTACCAATCTTGGAAATACAGCAAGTGTGAAAATAATTTCAATGTCGATGGGGCATATTTTCTCAGTTGGAAAAATTGAAGACGGTGTAAAATATGCTTATTCTAAAGGAAAACTTATTTTCTGTGCCGGTGGAACTTCTACAAGTTTTACAACATTTGTTGGCGTAATTTTTCCGGCTTGGATGCCAGAAACACAGGCAATAACAGGAGTGAAAGAAAATACTTCAAATCAGAAGTGTGATGTTTGCCATTCTGGAAGCGAAATAGATTTTACGTATCAGATGGAAAGAGCTTCGGGAAATAATATACCTGTATTGAGTTATTACAATGCACAAACCGATTATGTTGGCGGCTCTTCTGTGGCAACTGCTTCTACTGCTGGTATTGCAGCTTTGGTTTGGTCTAAAAATCCGTCATGGACGAGAGATCAGGTTTTAAATAAAATGAGACAGTCTGCAACCTATTATCCAACCAAGAATGCAGATTACGGATATGGAAATATTAATGTTTTACAAGCTGTACAATAG